From Rhodococcus sp. B7740:
AGCGCCGCAACGTCCCAGTCCACGAGCCGCATACCGCCGTCGTCGAGCATCAGGACATTGGAGACGTTGCCGTCGCCGTGGCAGGGGACCGCGTCGAACCCGGCACCGTCGATGCGGACTCGAGCAGGCGCGAGAGTCCGCAGCATCCAATCGAAGTCGGCCGGGAACAACCCCCCGACCTTCTCGACCAAACCGATCACGTGCGCCAGGTCCTCGAACACCGACGCACGTCTGGTGATTCCGCTGAGCCGGTGAACGGATGTCCGCAGCGCCACCAGCTTCTCCACATTCGCGTCCTCGTCGAACAGATCGAGCGTTGCGGTCGAACACCGTCCGGTGAAGTCCTCCATCACCAGCACACCGGAGGCTGCGTCGGAGAAGAAGACTTTCGGTCCGATGCCCGCGTCGCCGGCCGCGGTCGCCGCCGAGAACGTCGCTGCGACATCGATGTAGTCGCGAGCGTGCGGTTCCGTCACTTTCACGTATGCGGCCGAGCCCGCGCCGGAGTCCGCAACCTCGGCCCGCGCCGAGTACCGCTCGGAGTCCGCGCCCCACCAACTGGGGCTCGCCATGGTGGTACCTGGGTCCAACGTCAGGTCACCCGTTGCCCAGATACCCAACTCGCTCAGTGTCTGCCGCACAGTCATCCCAGCACTCCGATCTTGTCAGCGGCCACAGCCGTCGGCCAGTTCATCTCGTATCCGCGTGCACCTTCGAGCCATTTCGTCAGCCTCAGCACCGCCTGGTCGGCGAACCGAGGTCCGACGACCTGTATCCCGACAGGCATGTGTCCGGCGAAGCCGAAACAGAGCGCCGAGGCCGGTTGCGCGGTCTGGTTGAACCATGCGGTGAAACTGCAGTGGCCCAACGGTTGTGCCGGGTCGAGCCCGACTTCCTCGGCACCGAAGCCCACTGTGGGAACGACCGGAGAAATGACGAAGTCGAATTCGGACGTCTGCGCCCGAACAGACTCCTGCGAGCGCATCACCGCATCGGTATCTCGCGTGAACTGAGCGGCCGAATACTCCGCCGCCTCCGAGGCCCAATCCGCGACCGCGGGCAGTACCTGCGATCGACGACTCTCGGGAATGGCCTCCCACTCCGTGCGCGCACGAACCTGGAAC
This genomic window contains:
- a CDS encoding phosphotransferase family protein, with amino-acid sequence MTVRQTLSELGIWATGDLTLDPGTTMASPSWWGADSERYSARAEVADSGAGSAAYVKVTEPHARDYIDVAATFSAATAAGDAGIGPKVFFSDAASGVLVMEDFTGRCSTATLDLFDEDANVEKLVALRTSVHRLSGITRRASVFEDLAHVIGLVEKVGGLFPADFDWMLRTLAPARVRIDGAGFDAVPCHGDGNVSNVLMLDDGGMRLVDWDVAALMDPLQDIGALLAEIRPFDTDAREVFEMMWGSFDSALFDRARIYGIADSLRWALIGSYADAMRPGTQEYSKFSDWQFLRARAGLRDPHFDDRVRNI